The following coding sequences are from one Selenomonas sputigena ATCC 35185 window:
- a CDS encoding anaerobic glycerol-3-phosphate dehydrogenase subunit C, producing MEKTFELHENTPDTADHCIACTCCIANCPVTEATRAFAGPKLTGPAHSRMKFAEDDVERSLEYCSNCKNCEITCPSGVRVATLNMLQRGEYYRTHKHSQRDDMLAHGERMAKLVRSLPFGATCANIGMKIGKALGVFAAVGITGERDMPAFAPDSFYSIFAKMEQKPSEKKVVFYPGCYINEYEPEIGRAFINVMQKNGYEVITDKSFICCGAPMVASGYLDEAHENAKKNAERILAWKAKGIPVVACCTSCSLMLKSEYHELFEDPEMREISSGIYDAFEFLEIMEERGELSEDFAPIERRFSYHPPCHLRAQGIGLPSFNFLQRIPGLSIENLAAGCCGMSGSFGFKGDKYAISMKVGEKVFERIAEVGADTVVSDCGTCRLQIRHGSGRATCHPIEILAQAYGYK from the coding sequence ATGGAAAAAACTTTTGAACTGCATGAAAACACGCCGGACACCGCCGACCACTGCATCGCCTGCACCTGCTGCATCGCGAACTGCCCCGTGACGGAGGCCACGCGCGCCTTTGCCGGCCCGAAGCTCACGGGGCCCGCACACAGCCGCATGAAGTTCGCTGAGGACGACGTCGAGCGCAGCCTCGAATACTGCTCGAACTGCAAAAACTGCGAGATCACCTGTCCCTCGGGCGTGCGCGTCGCGACGCTCAACATGCTGCAGCGCGGCGAATACTACCGCACGCACAAGCACTCGCAGAGGGACGACATGCTCGCACACGGCGAGCGCATGGCAAAGCTCGTGCGCTCCCTGCCCTTTGGCGCAACATGCGCCAACATCGGCATGAAGATCGGCAAGGCGCTCGGCGTCTTCGCCGCCGTCGGCATCACGGGCGAGCGCGATATGCCCGCCTTCGCGCCCGATTCTTTCTACAGCATCTTCGCCAAGATGGAACAGAAGCCCTCGGAGAAGAAGGTCGTCTTCTACCCGGGCTGCTACATCAACGAATACGAGCCGGAAATCGGCCGCGCCTTCATCAACGTCATGCAGAAGAACGGCTATGAGGTCATCACGGACAAATCCTTCATCTGCTGCGGCGCTCCCATGGTCGCCTCGGGCTACCTCGACGAGGCGCACGAAAACGCGAAAAAGAACGCCGAACGCATCCTCGCATGGAAGGCGAAGGGCATTCCCGTCGTCGCCTGCTGCACGAGCTGCTCTTTGATGCTCAAGAGCGAGTACCACGAGCTTTTCGAAGACCCCGAAATGCGCGAGATTTCCTCGGGCATTTACGACGCCTTCGAGTTCCTCGAGATCATGGAGGAGCGCGGCGAACTCAGCGAGGACTTCGCCCCCATCGAGCGGCGTTTCTCCTACCATCCGCCGTGCCATCTGCGCGCCCAAGGCATCGGGCTGCCGTCCTTCAACTTCCTGCAGCGCATCCCCGGCCTTTCCATCGAGAACCTCGCCGCCGGCTGCTGCGGCATGTCGGGAAGCTTCGGCTTCAAGGGCGACAAGTACGCGATCTCCATGAAGGTCGGCGAAAAGGTCTTCGAGCGCATCGCCGAGGTCGGCGCTGACACCGTCGTCTCCGACTGCGGCACCTGCCGTCTGCAGATCCGCCACGGCTCGGGCAGGGCGACGTGCCATCCTATCGAAATCCTCGCGCAAGCGTATGGATATAAATAA
- the glpK gene encoding glycerol kinase GlpK, producing the protein MGQKYVMALDAGTTSNRAIIFDADSKIVGVAQKEFTQHFPQPGWVEHDAEEIWSSMHEVMREALEQSGLVASDIAAIGITNQRETTVIWDRTTGRPIYNAIVWQSRQTADICEDLKRQGLVDEFKEKTGLVIDAYFSGTKVKWILDHVEGARARAEKGELAFGTIDTWLLWKLTGGKEHKTDYSNASRTLMFNIKTLEWDEALLKHLTVPKSLLPEVRPSSEVYGHTVPSVIGASVPVAGMAGDQQSALFGQNCFSPGEAKNTYGTGCFLLMNTGTDICMSKNGLVTTIAWGLDGKVEYALEGSIFVGGSAIQWLRDGLRLVDSAPDSEWVAKKVPDAGGVYMVPAFVGLGAPYWDMNARGMIIGLTRGTTKAHIVRATLDSLAYQTRDVLGSMEADSGNRLAALKVDGGAVANNLLMQFQADLLGVPVDRPQITETTALGAAYLAGLATGVWASKEDLKKSWQLDTRFTPALDKKDADKLYKGWKKAVKHAANWLADEE; encoded by the coding sequence ATGGGACAGAAATACGTCATGGCGCTTGACGCCGGCACGACGAGCAACCGCGCCATCATCTTCGATGCAGATTCCAAGATCGTCGGCGTCGCGCAGAAGGAGTTCACGCAGCACTTCCCGCAGCCCGGCTGGGTTGAGCACGACGCGGAAGAGATCTGGAGCTCCATGCACGAGGTCATGAGGGAAGCTCTCGAACAGTCGGGACTCGTCGCGAGCGACATCGCCGCCATCGGCATCACGAACCAACGCGAGACGACGGTCATCTGGGATCGGACGACGGGGCGGCCGATCTACAACGCCATCGTCTGGCAGTCGCGCCAGACGGCGGACATCTGCGAGGACTTGAAGCGTCAGGGTCTTGTCGATGAGTTCAAGGAGAAGACGGGACTCGTCATCGACGCCTACTTCTCGGGCACGAAGGTCAAGTGGATTCTCGACCATGTGGAAGGCGCACGCGCACGCGCGGAAAAAGGCGAGCTTGCCTTCGGCACGATCGACACTTGGCTCCTGTGGAAGCTCACGGGCGGCAAAGAGCACAAGACGGACTACTCCAACGCATCGCGCACCCTGATGTTCAACATCAAGACGCTCGAATGGGACGAGGCGCTCTTGAAGCATCTGACCGTGCCGAAGAGCCTGCTGCCCGAGGTGCGTCCGTCGAGCGAGGTCTACGGTCACACCGTCCCCTCGGTCATCGGCGCTTCCGTTCCCGTCGCGGGCATGGCGGGCGACCAGCAGTCGGCGCTCTTCGGACAGAACTGCTTCTCCCCCGGCGAAGCGAAGAACACTTACGGCACGGGCTGCTTCCTGCTCATGAACACGGGCACGGATATATGCATGTCGAAGAACGGACTCGTGACGACTATCGCCTGGGGACTTGACGGCAAGGTCGAATACGCGCTCGAAGGCTCGATCTTCGTCGGCGGCTCCGCCATCCAATGGCTGCGCGACGGCCTGCGTCTCGTCGACTCCGCTCCCGACTCCGAATGGGTCGCGAAAAAAGTTCCCGATGCCGGCGGCGTCTACATGGTGCCCGCCTTCGTCGGACTCGGCGCACCGTATTGGGATATGAACGCGCGCGGCATGATCATCGGCCTCACGCGCGGCACGACGAAAGCGCACATCGTACGCGCCACGCTCGACTCCCTCGCCTACCAGACGCGCGACGTGCTCGGCTCGATGGAAGCCGACTCGGGCAACCGCCTCGCTGCGCTTAAGGTCGACGGCGGCGCCGTCGCCAACAACCTCCTCATGCAGTTCCAAGCCGACCTCCTCGGCGTTCCCGTCGACCGCCCGCAGATCACGGAGACGACGGCTCTGGGCGCCGCCTACCTCGCCGGTCTTGCCACGGGCGTCTGGGCGTCGAAGGAAGATCTCAAGAAGAGCTGGCAGCTCGACACGCGCTTTACGCCCGCCCTCGACAAGAAGGATGCGGACAAGCTCTACAAGGGCTGGAAGAAGGCCGTCAAGCACGCCGCGAACTGGCTCGCGGATGAAGAATAG
- a CDS encoding MIP/aquaporin family protein produces MYDNLLGEFFGTMVLLVFGCGVCATCSLEGSKGKGGGWICIVFGWGFAVTFGVFTAISLGAPQGDLNPAVTLGKMLAGVYNFQQFLATSVVQILGGVVGAAIVWLAYLPHFEKTEDKATKLGLFCTAPAIRCAWKNFLCEFIATFFLLFMIWAIFSKLNGPFVPGYGPYIVGILIVGLGLSLGGPTGYAMNPARDLGPRIAHFLLPIAGKGGSDFAYGWIPVVAPLAGAAAAYFVSHGIGML; encoded by the coding sequence ATGTACGACAATCTTCTCGGTGAATTTTTCGGCACGATGGTGCTTCTCGTCTTCGGCTGCGGCGTCTGCGCCACATGCTCGCTCGAAGGCTCCAAAGGCAAGGGCGGCGGCTGGATCTGCATCGTCTTCGGCTGGGGCTTTGCCGTGACCTTCGGCGTATTCACCGCCATCTCGCTCGGTGCGCCGCAGGGAGACCTCAATCCTGCCGTCACCCTCGGCAAGATGCTTGCCGGAGTCTACAACTTCCAGCAGTTCCTCGCGACTTCCGTCGTCCAGATTCTCGGCGGCGTCGTAGGCGCCGCCATCGTCTGGCTCGCCTATCTGCCGCATTTTGAAAAGACGGAAGACAAGGCGACGAAGCTCGGCCTCTTCTGCACGGCTCCAGCCATTCGCTGCGCTTGGAAGAACTTCCTCTGCGAGTTCATCGCTACCTTCTTCCTGCTCTTCATGATCTGGGCGATCTTCTCCAAGCTCAACGGGCCTTTCGTGCCCGGCTACGGCCCGTACATCGTCGGCATCCTCATCGTCGGCCTCGGCTTGAGCCTCGGCGGCCCCACGGGATACGCGATGAATCCCGCGCGCGATCTCGGCCCTCGCATCGCCCACTTCCTCCTGCCCATCGCGGGCAAGGGCGGCAGCGACTTCGCCTACGGCTGGATTCCCGTCGTCGCCCCCCTCGCCGGCGCAGCCGCCGCCTACTTCGTATCGCACGGCATCGGCATGCTGTAA
- the glpK gene encoding glycerol kinase GlpK, producing MRRRYILALDSGTVKNRTAIFDERANLVSLVKKELSVYRPQPGWVEQDADEIWAAQFWTAEQAIREAGIKKSEIAAIGITNQRETTVIWNRHTGRPIHHAISWQSMQSKEIVERFRQNADLLEEFRQNTAMVLSPYFSVSKICWLLDNVPGARELAEKGDLAFGTIDSWLLWKLTGGKVHATDDSNASRTMLYHLAHGTWDETLLQHTRIPHSLMPEIHPSSHEYGMTSPAVFGTEIPISGILGNQQADLFGQCCFTPGTAKNTYGEGSFFLLNTGDRYVQSHNGLNATVAWKLGDRITYALEGSIFVAGVALEWLRRGLKILDSLEESEWIAKRVTDTAGVYFVPAFRGLSAPYWDSETRGMLIGLSEDTRRAHIVRAALAAMAYQVRDVYEAIRSDAALPIEELRVSGGASRNNLLMQMQAGVLGLPVRRPVESETTALGAAYMAGLAAGLWKNTEELAALWQEDACFMPHFSKEERERLYDGWQNAVSHAMGWQG from the coding sequence ATGCGCAGGAGATACATCCTTGCACTCGATTCGGGCACGGTGAAGAACCGCACGGCGATTTTTGACGAGCGGGCAAATCTCGTCTCTCTCGTCAAGAAGGAGCTGAGCGTCTACCGGCCGCAGCCCGGCTGGGTCGAGCAGGATGCGGACGAGATCTGGGCGGCGCAGTTCTGGACGGCGGAGCAGGCGATTCGCGAGGCGGGCATCAAGAAGTCGGAAATCGCAGCGATCGGCATCACGAACCAGCGCGAGACGACGGTGATCTGGAACCGCCATACGGGACGGCCTATTCACCATGCCATAAGCTGGCAGTCGATGCAGTCGAAGGAAATCGTCGAGCGCTTCCGCCAGAACGCTGACCTCCTCGAAGAGTTCCGCCAGAACACGGCAATGGTGCTCTCGCCGTATTTCTCCGTCAGCAAGATCTGCTGGCTTCTCGACAACGTGCCCGGCGCACGCGAGCTGGCGGAAAAGGGCGACCTGGCCTTCGGCACGATCGACAGCTGGCTTCTGTGGAAGCTCACGGGCGGCAAGGTGCATGCGACGGATGACTCGAACGCCTCGCGCACGATGCTCTACCATCTCGCGCACGGCACATGGGACGAGACGCTCCTGCAGCACACGCGCATCCCGCACTCTCTTATGCCGGAGATTCATCCATCCTCGCACGAATACGGCATGACCTCTCCCGCTGTGTTCGGCACGGAAATTCCCATCAGCGGCATCCTCGGCAACCAGCAGGCCGACCTCTTCGGCCAATGCTGCTTCACGCCCGGCACAGCGAAGAACACCTACGGAGAAGGCTCTTTCTTCCTCCTCAACACGGGCGATCGCTACGTGCAGTCGCACAACGGGCTCAACGCCACCGTCGCCTGGAAGCTCGGCGATCGCATTACCTACGCGCTCGAAGGCAGCATCTTCGTGGCGGGCGTCGCACTCGAATGGCTGCGGCGCGGACTCAAGATCCTCGACTCGCTCGAAGAATCCGAATGGATCGCCAAGCGCGTCACGGACACGGCGGGCGTCTACTTCGTGCCCGCCTTCCGCGGCCTTTCCGCACCCTATTGGGACAGCGAGACGCGCGGCATGCTCATCGGGCTTTCCGAGGACACGCGCCGCGCCCATATCGTTCGCGCGGCGCTCGCCGCCATGGCATACCAGGTGCGCGACGTCTACGAGGCGATTCGCTCGGACGCGGCTCTTCCCATCGAGGAGCTTCGCGTATCGGGCGGCGCGAGCCGCAACAACCTGCTCATGCAGATGCAGGCGGGCGTCCTCGGCCTTCCCGTGCGCCGCCCCGTCGAAAGCGAGACGACGGCACTCGGCGCCGCCTACATGGCAGGCCTCGCCGCCGGGCTATGGAAGAATACGGAGGAGCTCGCCGCCCTCTGGCAGGAAGACGCCTGCTTCATGCCGCACTTCAGCAAAGAAGAGCGCGAACGCCTCTACGACGGCTGGCAGAATGCCGTCTCCCACGCCATGGGCTGGCAGGGCTAG
- a CDS encoding TonB-dependent receptor plug domain-containing protein has protein sequence MKKRTSKNAGRALALAVALHFALPVCAAHAEESVKEGAEVQTDAVNVEADAAKEEAKYESQSTTIITKEDIARKQAKSVEDVIFNEVGVTRTIDAMGNVGVSIRGGDPRHTLLMVDGQRVLGGEAKYNGNGDELLRIGAENIERIEIIRGAASAKYGADAIGGVIHVITKKGVKSPSVELNVEGRYHSSRTGSGTETNTLPTNFFLRADSGDLGKLNLSAWVSKREVLPVYSGGKQFVMGENWYDDFKPSLRFYGSIKNDGVSGVYSFDNARKLTFRLTTEREDMQRRNKNVLYPLGSFFEPMQIYQRNRSRDTYSLGFEGRWSKKTDYSVSFGHGRMREDDSTVLSYYSGGHDKYAGKNSLAGVDWLEHRQTNLDFHFNTAANDAHYLSYGFGWQKEYAEGSRLKSASRVREVTINPWDYDKSLWVDDNTAGMDDKPDSYVHNHKFIRSDNGFIWDSNTEYYGSSTPPPLTYEEAKRINLTEYLMSGTISDPVLKAKFEAFNRLLREQNDLSDPKFADAPSMYLDAPVFGYYGLFESAGESYKKLKDMKFNGQYFGQEFERRANKILVGEADLTKTYAYIQDTWQLSPKTILSPILRLDHSDRFGSHATFNLGMTHTLAPHRRLKANIGTGYAEPGLGELFYNWEMYGGTGRNHLGWYWIGNPDLKPEKSFNIDLSLEGENEKTYAKIGVFHNEISDYMTHYFTGQLIDFKFQSKTAKDYEPVADRIYSFKNLGKAKLTGIEAEVQHKFDRHWSAKLGYTYLRAINASDDELPSRLLDRPTHKFDIGVNYKDEAHGWRAAFWGSYYSNMLDSNSVKTDNLFEQDSHGNYIKKRGEYHEKSFGIWNLLIEKDLTKDFTVYAGVDNLFNHQDDDRAYHDRTFRFGMNAKFHDLGTIFGYSYARNAAGQLVDENGVPLKNIYGADWFLRRPESATDDRKKGDLEVFGDYRIRSNTYRGENKAEMRETKETQADDAAARNYADRDGHGFEQRLRVGASYRIADKLDLKVIASTGAANDAAYSSSDNKGLAGAHIERAELTGSPDRWDWTLGRIHEPMGVTGYYFGREYDGMRVLYTANNTQLAFGVGNFSRTTGVSDSAYSHKEAAMIRRAPTLNELLGYYARTFRNSAGVDEHISNEPYPMPYDPKAKANYREKFNNAGKIQDANGNWVRDPSLTDAQIAEKKLEVVRELVGILKDIDAEMQRRADADPRGTYRNQWNKVINGRRATSRVYYNLKQADIIIRRGDGTVHDLTQGKPLENIPLSSYNRIRDGNIAGSPKYGGIEGLLHSENIKTMMDDVLKVYEDSGSTYETRDGRTLTRDEAIDHMFSSFVGNTASWYNRSKPWTDAFGKVRYGMTDGDWRFYHGTSKFFEALTKGRFDPLNDAPIPLPGAPITFTQPGFLLKHDVIPKMEGAGFFKVRHQVGDHLGLELWALHSFGRGAEVKGEELRIASVLGLGSRLRLGPRAMLSFDCGVNRSDMGRYFHGGRDAAGRYTGGGTNPYFWILRLDYGIADMDLPGTWGAYFDYKNFEHGSFVGGTGADLPDRYLDGIRSFTAGISFVPAKNLLLEAAYTFGARSTQTRDTLYTPEHFRLGDYARFQLTYRF, from the coding sequence ATGAAGAAAAGGACGAGCAAGAATGCAGGACGTGCGCTTGCTTTGGCGGTCGCGCTGCATTTTGCTTTGCCTGTATGTGCGGCACACGCGGAAGAAAGTGTGAAGGAAGGGGCAGAGGTTCAGACCGACGCCGTAAACGTCGAGGCGGATGCGGCAAAGGAAGAGGCGAAGTACGAGTCGCAGTCGACGACGATCATCACGAAGGAGGACATCGCGAGAAAGCAGGCGAAGTCCGTCGAGGATGTGATCTTCAACGAGGTCGGCGTCACGCGCACCATCGACGCGATGGGCAACGTCGGCGTGTCGATCCGTGGCGGCGACCCGCGCCATACGCTGCTGATGGTGGACGGTCAGCGCGTCTTGGGCGGCGAGGCGAAGTACAACGGCAACGGCGACGAGCTTCTGCGCATCGGCGCGGAGAACATCGAGCGCATCGAAATCATTCGCGGCGCGGCGAGCGCCAAGTACGGCGCGGACGCCATCGGCGGCGTCATCCACGTCATCACAAAGAAGGGCGTGAAAAGCCCTTCTGTTGAGCTGAATGTCGAGGGACGCTACCATTCCTCGCGTACGGGCAGTGGCACGGAGACGAACACTTTGCCAACGAACTTCTTCCTGCGCGCCGATTCGGGCGACCTCGGCAAGCTGAACCTCAGCGCTTGGGTCTCGAAGCGCGAAGTCTTGCCCGTCTACTCAGGCGGCAAGCAGTTCGTCATGGGCGAGAACTGGTACGACGACTTCAAGCCGTCGCTTCGCTTCTACGGCTCGATCAAGAACGACGGCGTGAGCGGCGTCTACAGCTTTGACAACGCGAGAAAGCTGACCTTCCGCCTGACAACGGAGCGCGAGGATATGCAGCGGCGCAACAAGAACGTGCTTTATCCGCTCGGCTCCTTCTTCGAGCCAATGCAGATTTATCAGCGCAATCGCTCGCGTGATACCTACAGCCTTGGATTCGAGGGACGTTGGTCGAAAAAGACGGACTACAGCGTGAGCTTCGGTCACGGTAGAATGCGCGAGGACGACTCGACAGTTCTTTCCTACTATAGCGGCGGACACGATAAATATGCGGGCAAGAACAGTCTCGCAGGCGTCGATTGGCTTGAACATCGGCAGACGAATCTTGATTTCCATTTCAACACAGCAGCGAATGACGCGCATTATCTGAGCTACGGTTTCGGTTGGCAGAAAGAATACGCCGAAGGTTCGCGTCTTAAGAGTGCATCCAGAGTGCGAGAGGTGACGATCAATCCGTGGGATTACGACAAGTCGCTGTGGGTCGATGATAATACAGCGGGCATGGACGATAAGCCTGACTCCTATGTACACAATCACAAGTTTATTCGCAGTGATAACGGCTTCATCTGGGACAGCAATACGGAATATTACGGTTCGTCGACGCCGCCGCCGCTGACTTACGAGGAAGCGAAGCGGATCAATTTGACAGAGTATTTGATGAGTGGGACGATTTCCGACCCTGTTTTGAAAGCGAAGTTTGAAGCCTTCAATCGACTTTTGCGAGAGCAGAATGATCTCAGCGATCCGAAATTCGCCGACGCCCCGTCGATGTATCTTGATGCTCCCGTATTCGGGTACTATGGACTTTTTGAATCGGCGGGCGAATCCTATAAGAAGCTCAAGGACATGAAGTTCAACGGGCAATACTTCGGGCAGGAGTTCGAGCGGCGTGCAAACAAGATTCTCGTCGGCGAGGCGGATCTTACAAAGACATACGCCTATATACAAGATACCTGGCAGCTTTCGCCCAAGACGATCCTTTCGCCGATTCTGCGGCTCGATCACAGCGACCGCTTCGGCTCGCACGCTACCTTCAATCTCGGCATGACGCATACGCTTGCGCCGCATCGAAGGCTCAAGGCGAACATCGGCACGGGCTACGCCGAGCCGGGATTGGGCGAGCTCTTCTACAACTGGGAGATGTACGGCGGCACGGGAAGAAATCACCTCGGCTGGTACTGGATCGGCAATCCCGATTTGAAGCCCGAGAAGTCGTTCAACATCGACCTTTCGCTCGAAGGGGAAAATGAAAAGACCTATGCTAAAATTGGCGTTTTCCACAACGAGATTTCCGACTATATGACGCATTACTTCACGGGACAGCTCATTGATTTCAAGTTTCAGAGCAAGACGGCAAAAGATTATGAACCCGTCGCCGACCGTATATATAGCTTCAAGAATCTCGGCAAGGCGAAACTCACGGGAATCGAAGCCGAGGTGCAGCACAAGTTCGACAGGCATTGGAGCGCGAAGCTCGGTTACACCTACCTGCGCGCCATAAACGCGAGCGACGACGAGCTGCCGAGCCGTCTGCTCGACCGGCCGACGCACAAGTTCGACATCGGCGTTAACTATAAGGACGAGGCGCACGGCTGGCGCGCCGCTTTCTGGGGCAGCTATTACAGCAATATGCTCGACAGCAACTCCGTCAAGACCGACAATCTCTTCGAGCAGGACAGTCACGGCAATTACATCAAGAAGCGCGGCGAATATCATGAAAAGAGCTTCGGCATCTGGAATCTGCTCATCGAGAAGGATCTCACGAAGGACTTCACTGTCTACGCGGGCGTCGACAATCTGTTCAACCATCAGGACGACGATCGAGCCTATCACGACCGCACGTTCCGCTTCGGCATGAACGCGAAGTTCCACGATCTCGGCACGATCTTCGGCTATAGCTATGCGCGCAATGCGGCGGGGCAGCTCGTCGATGAGAACGGCGTGCCGCTCAAGAACATCTACGGCGCCGACTGGTTCCTGCGCCGTCCGGAATCGGCGACCGACGACAGGAAAAAGGGCGACCTCGAAGTCTTTGGCGACTATCGTATACGCTCGAACACCTATCGAGGAGAGAACAAGGCGGAAATGCGTGAGACGAAAGAGACGCAGGCGGACGACGCTGCGGCGCGCAACTATGCCGACCGAGACGGGCATGGCTTCGAGCAGCGCCTGCGTGTCGGCGCAAGCTACCGCATCGCCGACAAACTCGATCTCAAGGTCATCGCCTCGACGGGCGCGGCGAACGACGCCGCCTACTCGTCGTCGGACAATAAGGGCCTCGCGGGCGCACATATCGAGCGCGCGGAGTTGACGGGCAGTCCCGACCGCTGGGACTGGACGCTCGGGCGCATCCACGAGCCGATGGGCGTGACGGGCTATTACTTTGGCAGGGAGTACGACGGCATGCGCGTGCTCTATACGGCGAACAACACGCAGCTGGCGTTCGGCGTCGGCAACTTCTCGCGCACGACGGGTGTTTCGGACAGCGCTTACAGCCATAAAGAAGCGGCGATGATTCGCCGTGCGCCGACGCTCAACGAGCTGCTCGGTTACTATGCGAGGACGTTCCGCAACTCCGCCGGCGTGGATGAGCATATCAGCAATGAACCGTATCCGATGCCTTACGATCCAAAGGCAAAGGCAAACTATCGCGAGAAGTTCAACAATGCGGGCAAGATTCAGGATGCAAACGGCAACTGGGTACGCGATCCATCTTTGACCGATGCGCAGATCGCCGAAAAGAAACTTGAGGTTGTGCGCGAGCTGGTCGGCATCTTAAAAGATATAGATGCCGAGATGCAGCGGCGTGCCGATGCCGATCCGCGCGGAACGTATAGAAATCAATGGAACAAAGTAATCAATGGACGGCGAGCGACATCGCGTGTATATTATAATTTAAAGCAAGCGGACATCATTATCCGGCGTGGAGATGGGACGGTACATGATCTCACGCAGGGGAAGCCGCTGGAAAATATTCCCCTTTCTTCATATAACCGCATAAGAGATGGAAATATTGCCGGAAGCCCCAAATATGGCGGCATTGAAGGACTCCTGCATTCGGAGAACATCAAGACGATGATGGACGATGTGCTGAAGGTATATGAGGACAGCGGCAGTACCTACGAAACACGCGACGGCAGGACGCTCACTCGTGACGAGGCAATCGATCACATGTTTAGTTCCTTCGTCGGCAATACAGCGTCATGGTATAACCGGAGCAAGCCTTGGACCGATGCGTTCGGCAAGGTTCGCTATGGTATGACGGATGGAGATTGGAGATTCTATCATGGGACGTCCAAATTCTTTGAAGCTCTCACGAAAGGCAGATTTGATCCGCTCAACGATGCGCCGATCCCGCTTCCCGGCGCACCGATTACCTTCACGCAGCCCGGCTTTTTGCTCAAGCATGACGTCATCCCCAAGATGGAAGGCGCGGGCTTCTTCAAGGTGCGTCATCAGGTCGGCGATCATCTCGGGCTTGAGCTTTGGGCGCTGCATTCCTTTGGCAGGGGTGCCGAGGTTAAGGGAGAGGAACTTCGCATCGCGAGCGTCCTCGGTCTCGGCTCGCGTCTACGCCTCGGACCTCGTGCCATGCTCTCTTTCGACTGCGGCGTGAACCGCTCCGATATGGGACGTTACTTCCACGGCGGCAGAGACGCTGCGGGCAGGTACACGGGCGGCGGCACGAATCCGTACTTCTGGATTCTGCGCCTTGACTATGGCATCGCCGATATGGATCTGCCCGGCACATGGGGTGCGTACTTCGACTACAAGAACTTCGAGCACGGCTCTTTCGTCGGTGGTACGGGCGCGGATCTCCCCGACCGCTACCTCGACGGCATCCGCTCGTTCACCGCAGGCATATCCTTCGTACCAGCGAAGAATCTTCTCTTGGAAGCCGCCTATACCTTCGGCGCAAGGAGCACGCAGACGCGCGATACGCTCTACACGCCCGAGCACTTCCGCCTCGGCGACTACGCGCGCTTCCAACTCACCTATCGCTTCTGA
- a CDS encoding SLC13 family permease, translating into MDAATLTLVVLGIAAFFFATEIIPLAVTAMGAAIALGFLGVLTPAEVFAGLSNSTVVLFAGMFVIGAAMFQTGLAQKIGVEVVKKSGTDEKRLMVALMVITIGLSSVSSNTATVACLIPVVMQICAAARLPVAPQLMALAIAANVGGTITMIGTPPNILMSATLDANGLTSFGFFEFAWIGIPLSIIGVLYMVFIGSRLCPHTMSESEMDDKSSEAPKDARKMIICAAILIATVIAMVLEKQIHVPMQTSAIVGALTCVLTGCVSEKQAYQGIDWTTIFLFAGMLPLAKAMDTSGAGKLIAHSVLDLIGTHPAPMLIVVSMFLLSCGLTQFMSNTASSALLAPIGISIAQSIGVSPHPVLMAIGIAASCAFTTPVATPPNTLVLGPGKFRFMDYVKIGVPLAVLSLITCAVIIPVVWPF; encoded by the coding sequence ATGGATGCAGCAACATTGACCTTAGTGGTGCTGGGAATTGCCGCCTTCTTCTTCGCCACGGAGATCATCCCACTGGCGGTGACGGCGATGGGAGCGGCGATTGCTCTGGGCTTTCTCGGCGTGCTGACGCCCGCCGAAGTATTTGCCGGCCTGTCGAATTCCACCGTCGTATTGTTCGCGGGCATGTTCGTCATCGGTGCGGCGATGTTCCAGACAGGTCTTGCTCAGAAGATCGGCGTAGAAGTGGTAAAAAAATCGGGCACGGATGAAAAGCGGCTGATGGTCGCCTTGATGGTCATAACGATCGGCCTGTCCTCGGTTTCGTCAAACACAGCGACCGTCGCCTGCCTGATCCCCGTCGTCATGCAGATCTGCGCCGCCGCGCGCCTTCCCGTCGCACCCCAGCTCATGGCGCTCGCCATCGCGGCGAACGTCGGCGGCACGATCACGATGATCGGCACACCGCCGAACATCCTAATGAGCGCGACTTTGGATGCAAACGGCTTGACGTCCTTCGGCTTCTTCGAGTTCGCTTGGATCGGCATCCCCTTGTCCATCATCGGCGTGCTCTACATGGTATTCATCGGCAGCCGCCTCTGCCCGCACACCATGTCAGAAAGCGAGATGGACGACAAATCCTCCGAAGCACCCAAAGATGCGCGAAAGATGATCATCTGCGCGGCAATTCTCATCGCTACGGTCATCGCGATGGTGCTTGAAAAGCAGATCCACGTCCCCATGCAGACCTCAGCGATTGTCGGGGCTCTCACCTGCGTGCTCACGGGATGTGTATCGGAAAAGCAGGCATATCAGGGCATTGACTGGACGACGATCTTCCTTTTCGCCGGCATGCTTCCCCTGGCAAAGGCTATGGACACGAGCGGCGCGGGAAAGCTCATCGCGCACAGCGTCCTCGACCTCATCGGCACGCATCCTGCTCCCATGCTGATCGTCGTCTCCATGTTCCTTCTCTCCTGCGGACTCACGCAGTTCATGTCCAACACGGCCTCCTCGGCGCTCCTCGCCCCCATCGGCATTTCCATCGCCCAATCGATTGGCGTGTCGCCGCACCCCGTGCTCATGGCGATCGGCATCGCCGCCTCCTGCGCCTTCACGACGCCCGTCGCCACGCCGCCCAACACCTTAGTTCTGGGGCCGGGAAAATTCCGCTTCATGGATTATGTGAAGATCGGCGTGCCGCTCGCCGTGCTCTCCCTCATCACATGCGCTGTTATCATCCCCGTGGTATGGCCGTTCTAG